Proteins encoded by one window of Anopheles maculipalpis chromosome 2RL, idAnoMacuDA_375_x, whole genome shotgun sequence:
- the LOC126558187 gene encoding zinc finger protein 28-like — MEPTAQTKGSSESELREDVPNDNPETYCRLCFSETNVHPLFPQHGGLIREMTEKIRKCAGIHISVRDDYPAGLCFACLSILEEIHQFQQRSKHCDEIIRTKRGLLEQITVKVEMTEEDGVHFVPPGGGSCAGLTAGEDYTNDDCLTESSIIAEAITSLNGIGELMGAFHSSTDSSSTPLLLKTEVEASPGSKDHRCMVCSKLFPDRDAWMIHLAEHADERPYQCMECLAQFREKRSLARHMKAVHEEVRDRQCPYCPKSFKYSHHLRYHIRTHTGEKPYVCEICNDCFSQHIQWKRHMTKHQLVRKPPPPPPPVAITPRSTPAEEPKTIKCEFCPRVFTRLQDYRRHQPSHNAHNLNLSSLQHHAQLHHIQQHQQQSSLQQNNIILQHPQQDNHHLAHLGSQLSHRD; from the exons ATGGAACcgacagcacaaacaaaaggCAGTTCCGAATCCGAACTACGGGAAGACGT ACCCAACGATAATCCCGAGACGTACTGTCGATTATGTTTCTCCGAAACCAATGTGCATCCTCTCTTCCCACAGCACGGAGGCCTGATACGTGAGATGACGGAAAAGATAAGAAAGTGCGCCGGCATTCATATCAGTGTGCGGGACGACTATCCGGCAGGATTGTGTTTTGCGTGCCTATCGATACTAGaggaaattcaccaatttcaGCAACGAAGTAAACACTGTGACGAAATCATCCGTACGAAGCGTGGTCTTCTGGAGCAAATCACCGTGAAGGTGGAAATGACCGAGGAAGACGGTGTGCACTTTGTCCCTCCTGGTGGGGGTAGCTGTGCAGGCCTGACAGCTGGTGAAGACTATACAAACGACGATTGTCTTACCGAGAGCAGTATTATTGCAGAAGCTATTACTAGTTTGAATGGAATCGGCGAACTGATGGGAGCATTTCATAGCAGTACCGATTCATCGTCCACACCGTTGTTGTTAAAAACGGAGGTAGAGGCTAGTCCTGGTAGTAAGGATCACCGGTGTATGGTTTGTAGCAAGCTTTTTCCGGATCGTGATGCTTGGATGATCCATTTGGCAGAGCATGCCGATGAACGACCTTACCAGTGCATGGAGTGTTTGGCTCAGTTTCGCGAAAAAAGATCCCTTGCCAGACACATGAAAGCCGTGCACGAAGAAGTGCGCGATCGCCAGTGTCCATATTGTCCTAAGTCATTCAAATACAGTCATCATCTGCGATACCACATACGAACGCACACGGGAGAGAAACCGTACGTGTGCGAAATATGCAACGATTGCTTTTCGCAGCACATACAATGGAAGCGGCATATGACAAAGCATCAGCTGGTGCGCAAACCacctccacctccaccaccagtTGCCATCACACCGCGTAGCACACCTGCCGAAGaaccaaaaacaatcaaatgtgAATTTTGTCCCCGAGTATTCACTCGCCTGCAAGACTACCGGAGGCACCAACCGAGCCATAATGCACACAATCTTAATTTAAGCTCCTTGCAGCACCATGCGCAACTACATCACatacagcaacatcagcagcaatctagtttacaacaaaacaatataaTACTACAGCACCCGCAACAAGACAACCACCACCTCGCACATCTAGGCTCGCAATTATCTCACAGAGATTAG
- the LOC126557425 gene encoding sodium-independent sulfate anion transporter-like → MSKDAGNPVQAEMPRISRLVENQNDERFINNDYRESPPREVLFWLRRRARVLWSYSMVKKCLPVLSWLPKYQCSYVMYDVIAGITVALTAIPQSIAYGILSNLGPEYGLYSNVLGCLAYAVFGSVKDVTIAPTSLTAIMVQDVVKELEYGTALLTFLAAVVTISFGVLNLGVLVRFISIPVVMGFTSAACLTIGSAQIRSLLGIKTQGKRSDFVTSWTNVFTHLDEVRMADCLLGCCSIFVLCSLRLTKDLGEGRWRTFFKYFALLRNALIVVIGAALAYCLTTDMDNPIFNLTGHVPAGLPSFQVPPFSYTNENGTVYSFVDMLHVMRTSIITIPLVTTLEIVSVGKAFSKGKIIDATQEMIALGIANLLVSFCSPLPVAGSFTRSALNHSSGVRTTMSCAVTAVMLTLSLALLTNAIYYIPKTTLASVVIAAMLFMVDYEEIGNIWRTKKLDMIPFLATALACLFYELDYGILVGIGINCCLLLYLMSCPGLSGEEIQLVGLRILLVKIDQSLAFSSAECLRDWIMKRIVQRDNIDLVVIDGQNVHFADTTVVKNFVNIEEDLNTRQIRLMLWRFQANVALALLRMRKELFIGMLRADVQLQDAVARWKYLNQLPLDSIN, encoded by the exons ATGTCAAAAGATGCAGGCAACCCAGTGCAAGCAGAAATGCCGCGAATATCCCGACTGGTGGAGAATCAAAATGACG AGCGTTTTATCAACAACGACTATCGAGAATCACCGCCGagggaagttttgttttggttgcgcCGGCGGGCAAGAGTATTGTGGAGCTATTCGATGgtaaaaaaatgtcttccGGTACTGTCCTGGTTACCCAAGTATCAGTGCTCGTACGTGATGTACGATGTAATAGCAGGTATCACCGTCGCCTTAACTGCTATCCCACAAAGCATCGCATACGGCATCCTTTCCAACCTAGGCCCAGAGTACGGGCTGTACTCGAACGTGTTGGGTTGCCTGGCGTACGCTGTGTTCGGCAGTGTGAAGGATGTTACGATTGCTCCAACATCGCTCACCGCCATAATGGTGCAAGACGTTGTGAAGGAACTGGAATATGGTACGGCCCTGCTCACGTTCCTGGCCGCTGTGGTAACTATCTCTTTCGGTGTCTTAAATCTGGGAGTGCTCGTAAGATTTATTTCTATACCTGTTGTGATGGGCTTCACATCCGCTGCTTGTTTGACCATCGGAAGCGCTCAAATACGCTCCCTGTTGGGCATTAAAACGCAAGGAAAGCGTAGCGACTTTGTTACCTCCTGGACAAACGTATTCACCCATCTGGATGAAGTTCGAATGGCCGATTGTCTGCTTGGTTGTTGTTCGATCTTTGTTCTCTGTTCTTTGCGG ctAACAAAAGACTTGGGCGAAGGGAGATGGCgaacttttttcaaatattttgctttgttaCGAAACGCACTGATTGTAGTGATAGGAGCCGCACTGGCATACTGCCTGACGACGGATATGGACAATCCCATCTTTAACTTGACCGGCCACGTTCCGGCCGGATTGCCCAGCTTTCAAGTGCCTCCGTTTTCGTACACGAATGAAAACGGTACCGTGTACAGTTTTGTCGATATGTTACATGTAATGCGAACTTCGATCATTACAATCCCGCTAGTTACCACACTGGAAATTGTGTCGGTTGGCAAAGCATTTTCGAAGGGAAAAATTATAGACGCCACCCAGGAAATGATTGCGCTAGGAATTGCCAATCTGCTCGTCTCGTTTTGTTCCCCATTGCCCGTAGCTGGTTCGTTTACCCGGTCGGCGCTGAATCACAGCAGTGGCGTTCGAACAACGATGAGCTGTGCGGTAACGGCTGTGATGTTGACACTGTCCCTGGCCTTGCTCACCAATGCGATATACTACATTCCCAAGACAACACTCGCATCGGTGGTCATTGCGGCAATGCTGTTTATGGTGGATTACGAAGAAATCGGCAACATTTGGCGTACCAAAAAGCTGGACATGATTCCTTTTTTGGCAACGGCTTTGGCCTGTTTGTTCTACGAGCTAGACTACGGTATACTGGTAGGCATCGGCATAAACTGTTGCCTATTGCTGTATCTGATGTCCTGTCCCGGGCTATCGGGAGAAGAGATTCAGCTGGTTGGGCTGCGGATACTGTTGGTCAAGATTGATCAATCGCTTGCCTTTTCCTCTGCCGAATGCTTACGTGATTGGATAATGAAACGGATTGTGCAGCGCGATAACATCGATCTCGTGGTGATTGATGGACAGAATGTTCATTTTGCCGACACGACGGTAGTTAAGAACTTTGTCAATATCGAGGAGGATCTGAATACGCGACAGATACGGCTCATGTTATGGCGCTTTCAGGCCAATGTAGCCCTAGCGCTACTGCGCATGCGAAAGGAACTTTTCATCGGAATGCTGCGAGCGGATGTGCAGCTACAGGATGCTGTTGCACGATGGAAATATCTGAACCAATTACCACTGGATTCCATCAACTGA
- the LOC126567288 gene encoding sodium-independent sulfate anion transporter-like: protein MIDIGIDKGCGIMLCLTVKDDVEDDCREKFPPVGLMLTSKLEGFCNRKFLLKRLPILQWLPEYEVNYLVEDIVAGLSVGLTVIPQGIAFAVMANLEPQYGLYSAFMGCFVYCVFGSCKDLTIGPTAIMALMVQVYVGSLGADFAILLTFLTGCIILMFGLLNLGFLVQFISMPVTAGFTSAAAITIASGQVKSLLGLPGRSNEFVDSWVNVYRHIGETQVWDAMLGLVTIVVLLVLRSLRGKWSAVGKYLALSRNAVVVIGGAALAYYFSTVGCTPFSLTGAVTPGLPPLGPPPFTTVLQNQTLTFGEMTSKLGSSIIALPLIAILETIAIVKAFSKGKSIDATQELVALGMCNIFGSFVSSMPITGSFTRSAVNNNSGVRTPLGGIATGILVLLSLGLLTETFYFIPKSVLAGVMIAAMFFMIEFHAAVEIWRTKKVDIIPFIVTLVSCLLLGLEYGMLIGIALNVCFVLYMTSRPRIDQALLRTRSGVEAMVIKPDQSLIYSSIEYLKHEIVKMTDKTQVATVIIDGSNVSYVDSTAAKIFSSIVEELALRGRTVLLWNWNRSVKCTMIRLNKEQFYPLFKHGGLEQLDKEICSESIP from the exons ATGATCGACATTGGCATTGATAAGGGCTGTGGGATTATGCTTTGTCTCACTGTTAAAG ATGATGTGGAAGACGACTGCCGGGAAAAATTTCCACCAGTCGGCCTTATGCTGACATCGAAGTTGGAAGGTTTCTGCAATCGAAAGTTTCTGCTGAAACGACTGCCGATTCTCCAGTGGCTGCCGGAGTATGAAGTCAACTATCTTGTGGAAGACATCGTGGCTGGACTTTCGGTAGGCTTGACCGTGATACCTCAAGGCATTGCTTTCGCTGTGATGGCTAACCTGGAACCACAGTATGGGCTGTATTCGGCGTTTATGGGATGCTTCGTGTACTGTGTGTTTGGCAGTTGTAAGGATCTGACCATTGGACCAACGGCCATCATGGCACTGATGGTACAAGTGTACGTTGGCAGTCTCGGAGCagattttgccattttgctgacatttttgaCCGGTTGTATTATCCTCATGTTCGGGCTGTTGAACTTAG GATTTTTGGTACAGTTCATATCGATGCCGGTCACTGCCGGGTTCACGTCTGCCGCTGCAATAACGATTGCAAGCGGACAGGTGAAATCACTGCTAGGATTGCCGGGACGCTCGAACGAATTTGTCGATTCGTGGGTTAACGTGTATCGACACATTGGTGAAACTCAGGTGTGGGATGCAATGCTGGGCTTGGTGACGATCGTAGTACTTTTGGTGTTGCGTAGCTTGCGAGGCAAATGGTCTGCGGTAGGCAAATATCTTGCCCTCTCACGAAATGCAGTTGTCGTCATTGGAGGTGCCGCGTTGGCATATTACTTTTCCACTGTGGGATGCACTCCTTTCTCTTTGACTG GTGCAGTCACGCCAGGTCTACCACCACTGGGACCACCACCGTTCACGACGGTACTTCAGAATCAGACGCTCACATTCGGTGAAATGACATCAAAGCTTGGCTCATCGATTATAGCGCTTCCACTGATCGCAATCCTGGAGACGATCGCTATTGTAAAAGCTTTCTCCAAAGGCAAATCCATCGATGCAACACAAGAATTGGTCGCCCTCGGAATGTGCAACATTTTCGGCTCGTTCGTATCGTCCATGCCGATTACGGGATCGTTCACTAGGTCCGCGGTGAATAATAACAGTGGTGTGCGAACACCGCTCGGTGGAATAGCGACCGGTATATTGGTGCTGCTATCGTTGGGACTTTTAACGGAAACGTTCTACTTCATACCAAAATCCGTTCTAGCCGGTGTAATGATAGCGGCAATGTTTTTCATGATCGAGTTTCACGCCGCCGTTGAAATATGGCGAACAAAAAAGGTAGACATCATACCGTTCATTGTGACGCTGGTGTCGTGTCTGCTCCTAGGTTTGGAGTACGGCATGTTGATTGGTATCGCGTTGAACGTCTGTTTCGTGTTGTATATGACGTCACGGCCCAGGATTGATCAGGCACTGCTTCGTACGAGGTCCGGTGTTGAGGCCATGGTCATAAAACCGGATCAAAGCCTTATCTACTCCTCCATCGAATATCTCAAGCATGAAATAGTGAAAATGACGGATAAGACTCAAGTGGCCACCGTGATAATCGATGGTAGCAATGTCAGCTATGTCGATTCTACGGCCGCCAAAATCTTTTCGAGCATCGTCGAAGAATTGGCCCTGCGAGGGCGTACGGTGTTGCTGTGGAATTGGAACCGATCGGTCAAGTGTACGATGATACGGTTAAACAAGGAACAGTTTTACCCACTATTTAAGCATGGCGGTCTAGAGCAGCTAGATAAGGAGATTTGCAGTGAAAGTATACCCTAG
- the LOC126567289 gene encoding sodium-independent sulfate anion transporter-like: MPQDSKTNDEDISESFPQLGQLVSTCCRGCCTRKQLFKRLPVLQWLPAYKLQYLVDDIVAGLSVALTVIPQGIAYAAIANLDPQYGLYSAFMGCFVYFILGSCKDVTIGPTAIMALMVQAHVGDTGVEFAILSAFITGCMILLLGVLNLGFLVQFISFPVTAGFTSAAAITIASSQVKSLLGIPGQSNEFLDSWINVFEHLQDIRLWDSVLGVSTIIILLILMQVKNIKGNNCWRIVGKYITLSRNAIVVISGSVLAFLLSDVGNVQPFLLTGNVTSGLPPFQLPPFTTTLNGQSYSFSEMIAELGTSLITLPLIAVLESIAIAKAFSKGKAIDATQEMIALGISNIVGSFVSSMPVTGSFTRSAVNNNSGVRTQLGGITTGVVVLLALGLLTESFYYIPKATLAGLIIAAMFFMIEFHAAVEIWRTKRVDIIPMITTLIACLLLGLEYGMLVGIGMNICFVLYQVSRPIVVPVRLTIDGKDVLMLQVDQSLVYSAAEYLKHFVLKLASKQTDTIIVLDGTHIHSVDTTVAKVLVTVVQDMGDSNRTIVFWKWNRSVQCTLLRMEKELFQHLFRNEEKLDAIIKDQGFIHQPTAVRVDM, encoded by the exons ATGCCTCAggatagcaaaacaaatg ATGAAGACATAAGTGAAAGTTTCCCACAGCTGGGCCAGTTGGTGTCAACGTGTTGTAGAGGATGTTGCACACGTAAACAATTGTTCAAGCGGTTACCCGTACTCCAATGGCTTCCGGCCTACAAATTGCAATATCTTGTCGATGATATCGTGGCCGGGCTTTCCGTTGCGTTAACGGTCATACCTCAAGGAATTGCATACGCTGCAATTGCAAATCTGGATCCCCAGTACGGACTGTACTCTGCATTTATGGGATGTTTCGTCTACTTCATTCTGGGCAGCTGCAAAGATGTGACCATTGGACCAACGGCTATAATGGCTCTTATGGTTCAGGCTCACGTAGGAGACACCGGGGTGGAGTTTGCGATACTATCCGCTTTCATCACTGGCTGTATGATTCTTTTACTCGGTGTGCTCAACCTAGGTTTTCTAGTACAGTTCATATCGTTTCCTGTGACGGCTGGATTCACGTCTGCTGCGGCGATAACGATTGCGAGCAGTCAGGTGAAATCACTGCTAGGAATTCCAGGACAATCGAACGAATTTTTAGACTCCTGGATCAACGTGTTCGAACACTTGCAAGATATTCGATTGTGGGATAGTGTGCTTGGCGTGTCTACCATCATCATTCTTCTCATCCTAATGCAAGTGAAGAACATCAAAGGAAACAACTGCTGGCGAATCGTTGGAAAGTACATAACGCTCTCCAGGAATGCGATAGTTGTGATAAGTGGATCCGTGCTGGCCTTTCTTCTGAGCGATGTAGGTAATGTGCAACCATTTCTACTCACTGGCAACGTGACTTCCGGATTGCCACCATTTCAACTGCCACCATTCACCACAACGCTCAACGGCCAATCGTACAGTTTTTCGGAAATGATCGCTGAACTCGGAACATCTCTCATCACGCTGCCACTGATCGCCGTGCTGGAATCGATTGCTATCGCCAAGGCGTTTTCTAAGGGCAAAGCTATCGATGCCACGCAAGAAATGATTGCGCTTGGCATCAGCAACATTGTTGGTTCATTCGTGTCGTCCATGCCGGTAACAGGATCGTTCACACGATCCGCAGTGAACAACAACAGTGGCGTGCGAACGCAGCTGGGTGGAATAACTACGGGTGTGGTAGTCTTGCTGGCCCTTGGATTGCTTACCGAATCGTTCTACTACATCCCGAAAGCTACACTGGCAGGATTGATCATTGCGGCGATGTTTTTCATGATTGAATTTCATGCGGCGGTCGAAATTTGGCGCACGAAACGGGTGGATATTATTCCAATGATAACTACGCTGATCGCTTGCTTATTGCTCGGCCTGGAGTATGGGATGCTTGTCGGCATTGGAATGAACATATGCTTCGTTCTGTATCAAGTATCGCGCCCAATCGTTGTGCCCGTTAGATTGACAATCGACGGCAAGGACGTTCTAATGCTTCAAGTAGACCAAAGTTTAGTGTATTCTGCTGCCGAATATTTAAAACACTTCGTACTGAAGTTAGCATCCAAACAGACCGATACAATAATCGTTCTCGATGGAACGCACATACATTCCGTGGATACTACGGTAGCGAAAGTACTGGTCACCGTGGTGCAGGATATGGGTGATTCAAACCGAACTATAGTGTTCTGGAAATGGAACCGCTCAGTGCAATGCACATTACTCCGTATGGAAAAAGAACTGTTTCAACATTTGTTTCGAAATGAGGAAAAACTAGACGCAATAATCAAGGATCAAGGTTTTATACATCAGCCGACCGCCGTAAGAGTGGACATGTAG
- the LOC126557448 gene encoding sodium-independent sulfate anion transporter-like, producing the protein MNSVVMDTAQDDAAVDSRSRESLDHREDFPNLRHLVGRHFDNLWTRETVFRRLPVLQWAPTYRLNSLISDAIAGITVGLTSIPQSIAYATVANLEPQYGLYSNFMGSFVYAFLGSVKEITVAPTAVMALMVQQPVLDLGPAGAVLLSFLSGCIMLLLGCFNFGFVVQFISMPVITGFITAAAITIISSQLKSLMGITSSGKSSGFVDTWINLYENVGETRLWDSVLGFGSLFLLILLTLIKGRGHGKWKIFTKYLCLLRNAMVVLSGGMIAYICSTQEVFPFKLTGKVASGLPSLKLPPFETDHEGKHYDFIDMIRTLGSSVISVPLISILEIVSIGKAFSRGRLVDATQEMLSLGCCNVASSFVSSIPTTASFARSAINSSSGVVTPFGGVFTGVLVLLALGLLTDYFYFIPKTTLAAVIIAAMIFIIEYRAVAEMWRIKRIDIVPFLATVISCLFLGLEIGIVVGIAVNLCFPLYLASRPRITHRVMNINETTVLIVRPDSDLAFSSAEYFREKILKLVHRTLPQIVLIDGEWVKFVDSTVVRNLSSTVSDIRQQERHVLLWRWDKNVRSALYRFKKHKFMPLFKNEETAEMVIENWKPGYSNESYVNIV; encoded by the exons ATGAACTCAGTGGTGATGGACACGGCACAGGACGATGCAGCAGTAGACTCTAGAAGTCGAG AGAGTTTGGATCATCGAGAAGATTTTCCCAACCTTCGACATCTCGTTGGCCGTCATTTTGATAACCTTTGGACCAGGGAAACCGTCTTCCGTCGATTGCCGGTACTCCAATGGGCGCCAACGTACAGGCTTAACAGTCTCATCTCGGATGCTATCGCCGGAATTACCGTTGGACTTACCTCCATACCTCAAAGTATCGCCTATGCGACCGTGGCAAATCTGGAACCACAGTATGGACTGTACTCCAACTTTATGGGATCGTTTGTGTATGCGTTCCTAGGATCGGTCAAAGAGATCACAGTTGCCCCGACGGCGGTTATGGCTTTGATGGTACAACAGCCAGTGCTAGATCTGGGGCCAGCCGGTGCCGTTTTGTTGTCGTTCTTATCAGGCTGtatcatgctgctgctgggatgTTTCAACTTTGGCTTTGTGGTACAATTCATATCAATGCCGGTGATCACAGGGTTTATTACTGCAGCTGCTataaccatcatcagcagTCAGTTAAAATCACTGATGGGCATAACTTCCTCGGGAAAATCTTCCGGCTTTGTGGATACTTGGATCAACCTGTACGAAAACGTAGGCGAAACTCGGCTCTGGGACTCTGTATTAGGGTTTGGCTCACTTTTTCTTCTGATTCTGTTAACG CTCATCAAAGGACGCGGCCAcggcaaatggaaaatattcacAAAATATCTTTGTCTGCTAAGAAATGCTATGGTTGTGCTGAGTGGTGGAATGATAGCTTACATTTGCAGTACGCAAGAAGTTTTCCCATTCAAGCTGACCGGTAAAGTAGCTTCTGGATTACCCTCGTTGAAACTGCCTCCATTTGAAACGGACCACGAAGGAAAGCATTACGACTTCATTGATATGATACGCACGCTCGGTTCGTCCGTAATTTCCGTTCCACTGATATCGATTCTGGAAATCGTTTCCATCGGCAAAGCTTTCTCACGTGGACGGTTAGTGGATGCAACGCAAGAAATGCTTTCGCTTGGGTGCTGTAATGTGGCCAGTTCGTTTGTTTCCTCTATACCGACCACGGCTTCGTTTGCCAGATCAGcgatcaacagcagcagtggagTGGTGACACCTTTTGGTGGAGTGTTTACAGGCGTGTTGGTGTTACTGGCGCTCGGCCTGTTAACGGACTATTTTTACTTCATTCCTAAAACAACACTTGCCGCGGTCATCATTGCCGCCATGATATTTATCATTGAGTATAGAGCCGTTGCGGAAATGTGGCGTATAAAACGGATCGACATTGTACCATTTCTAGCGACCGTAATATCATGCCTATTTTTGGGATTGGAAATTGGTATTGTTGTCGGGATAGCTGTCAATCTATGCTTTCCTCTGTATTTAGCATCACGTCCTCGAATCACTCATCGTGTAATGAAT ATCAACGAAACAACGGTACTGATTGTTCGACCTGACAGTGACCTAGCATTCTCGTCGGCTGAATACTTTCGTGAGAAGATACTTAAATTGGTGCATCGCACCTTACCGCAGATAGTACTCATCGATGGCGAATGGGTAAAATTTGTAGATAGTACAGTGGTACGAAATTTATCAAGCACCGTCAGCGACATAAGGCAGCAAGAACGGCACGTGCTGCTTTGGCGATGGGATAAGAACGTTCGAAGCGCTCTGtatcgatttaaaaaacataaattcatGCCTCTGTTCAAGAACGAAGAAACTGCAGAAATGGTCATCGAGAATTGGAAGCCAGGATATTCGAACGAATCGTACGTGAATATCGTTTAG